The following proteins are co-located in the Phocoena phocoena chromosome 1, mPhoPho1.1, whole genome shotgun sequence genome:
- the LINGO4 gene encoding leucine-rich repeat and immunoglobulin-like domain-containing nogo receptor-interacting protein 4, with the protein MAAATTPKQAWPPIFFLLLLSGGSSGGCPAVCDCTSQPRAVLCAHRRLEAVPGGLPLDTALLDLSGNRLWGLQRGMLSRLGLLRELDLSYNQLSTLEPGAFHGLQSLLTLRLQGNRLRIVGPRVFSGLSSLTLLDIRLNQIVLFLDGAFGELGSLQQLEVGDNHLVFVAPGAFAGLAKLSTLTLERCNLSTVPGPALARLPALGVLRLRELDIGRLPGGALQGLGQLKELEIHHWPPLEALEPGSLTGLNLSSLAITRCNLSSVPFQALYHLSFLRVLDLSQNPISAIPARRLSPLVRLQELRLSGACLTSIAAHAFHGLTAFHLLDVADNALQTLEETAFSSPDKLVTLRLSGNPLTCDCRLVWLLRLRRRLDFGTSPPACAGPQNVQGKSLREFSDILPPGHFTCQPALIRKSGPRWVIAEEGGHAVFSCSGDGDPAPIVSWMRPQGAWLGRAGRVRVLEDGTLEIRSVQLRDRGAYVCVVSNVAGNDSLRTWLEVIQVEPPNSTLSDPNITMPGIPGPFFLDSRGIAMVLAVGFLPFLTSVTLCFGLIALWSKGKGRVKHHMTFDFVAPRASGDKNSGGNRVTAKLF; encoded by the coding sequence ATGGCTGCGGCCACTACTCCAAAGCAAGCCTGGCCCCCCATATTTTTCCTGCTCCTCCTGTCTGGGGGGAGTAGCGGCGGCTGCCCTGCTGTGTGTGACTGTACCTCCCAACCCCGGGCAGTGCTCTGTGCCCACCGGCGACTGGAGGCTGTACCAGGGGGACTCCCACTGGACACCGCGCTCCTGGACCTGAGTGGGAACCGCCTATGGGGGCTTCAGCGGGGAATGCTCTCCCGCCTGGGCCTGCTCCGGGAACTGGACCTCAGCTACAACCAGCTGTCCACCCTCGAGCCAGGGGCCTTCCATGGTCTGCAGAGCCTGCTCACCCTGAGGCTGCAGGGCAACCGTCTGCGAATCGTGGGCCCCAGGGTCTTCTCAGGCCTGTCTTCCCTCACGCTGCTGGACATTCGCCTCAACCAGATTGTACTCTTCCTCGATGGAGCTTTCGGGGAGCTAGGCAGCCTCCAGCAGCTGGAGGTTGGGGACAACCACCTGGTGTTTGTGGCTCCGGGAGCCTTTGCTGGACTGGCCAAGCTGAGCACCCTCACCCTGGAGCGCTGCAACCTCAGCACCGTGCCTGGCCCGGCCCTGGCCCGCCTTCCAGCGCTAGGGGTCCTAAGGCTCCGAGAATTAGATATTGGGAGGCTGCCGGGAGGGGCGCTGCAAGGGCTGGGGCAGTTAAAGGAGCTGGAGATCCATCATTGGCCACCTCTGGAGGCTCTGGAGCCTGGGAGCCTGACGGGGCTCAATCTCAGCAGCTTGGCCATCACCCGCTGCAATCTGAGCTCGGTGCCCTTCCAAGCGCTGTACCACCTGAGCTTCCTCAGGGTCCTGGATCTGTCTCAGAACCCCATCTCTGCCATCCCGGCCCGGAGGCTCAGCCCCCTGGTGCGGCTCCAGGAGCTCCGACTGTCAGGGGCATGCCTCACCTCCATCGCTGCCCACGCCTTCCATGGTTTGACTGCCTTCCACCTCCTAGACGTGGCGGATAACGCCCTTCAGACACTGGAGGAAACAGCCTTCTCTTCTCCAGACAAACTGGTCACCCTGAGGCTGTCTGGTAACCCCCTGACCTGTGACTGCCGCCTCGTCTGGCTGCTCCGGCTCCGCCGCCGCCTGGACTTTGGCACATCCCCCCCTGCCTGTGCCGGCCCCCAGAACGTCCAGGGGAAGAGCCTGAGGGAGTTTTCAGACATCCTACCTCCAGGGCACTTCACTTGCCAACCAGCCCTGATCCGAAAGTCCGGGCCACGATGGGTCATTGCAGAGGAGGGGGGGCATGCCGTTTTCTCCTGCTCTGGAGATGGAGACCCAGCCCCCATCGTCTCCTGGATGAGGCCTCAGGGGGCTTGGCTGGGAAGGGCCGGGAGAGTAAGGGTCCTGGAGGATGGGACGCTGGAGATCCGCTCTGTGCAGCTACGGGATAGAGGGGCCTATGTCTGTGTGGTCAGCAATGTAGCTGGGAATGACTCCCTGAGGACGTGGCTGGAAGTAATCCAAGTTGAACCACCAAATAGCACTCTCTCTGACCCCAACATTACCATGCCAGGGATCCCAGGGCCTTTCTTCCTGGATAGCAGAGGCATAGCTATGGTGCTGGCAGTCggcttcctccccttcctcacctCGGTAACCCTGTGCTTTGGCCTCATTGCCCTCTGGAGCAAAGGCAAAGGCCGGGTCAAACATCACATGACCTTTGACTTTGTGGCACCCCGAGCCTCTGGGGATAAGAACTCTGGGGGTAACCGGGTCACTGCCAAGCTCTTCTGA